ACCGGGGTGTCAATCATCTGCGAGGGGAGCCGCCGCCGCTGGGCGCATGTTGAGGTGAGCTTCGTCCGGTTCAAACCGGTGGCCGACGGGGATATAGAAGCGTATGTGAACACCGGCGAGCCTCTGGACAAGGCTGGAGCTTACGCCATACAGGGCGGGGCCGCAGGGTGGATAGACGGATACAGCGGGAGCCTTACAAATATCATCGGCCTTCCCATGGAGCAGGTGGCCTGCGCGCTGGAGTCCATGGGGGTAAAGGTCAGCCGGGGGAGGTGGGGCGCATGCCGTTAATCGGGTTGACCGGGGGGTACGCCTCTGGGAAAAGCTCCGTCACCGCCATGTTCCGCGAACTTGGCGCCGACGTGATAGATTGCGACATCCTGGCCCGGCAGGTGGTGGAGCCTGGCGCCGAAGGGCTGGCCCAGGTTAAAGAAAAATTCGGGCCGGGAGTTATAAGTGAAGACGGAACCCTGAACCGCGCCGCGCTTGGAGCCATAGTGTTCAACGACAGGGGAAAACTTAATGCGCTGGAGGCGGTTCTCCACCCCCACATCCGCCAAAGGCTTTTCGCGCAGTCTCAAAAACTTTTGGCCGCCGACCCCAGGAGGATCGTAATAGTGGACGCGGCCCTCCTTTTCGAGACGGAGTTGAGCCGCCATATGGATAAATGCATCGCGGTCACCTGTCTTAAAGCGCAACAGGTGGAACGGGGCGCGAAAAGGGACAAAATCAGCCCGCAGGACGCTGAAAAAAGAGTGGCCCTCCAGATGCCCATTTCGCAAAAAACGGCCCTGGCGGATTACGTGGTGGACAATTCCGGCTCCGCCGCCGCCACCCGGGCTCAGGTCGAGCAAATCTGGAACAGCCTCAAAGAAGTGGGGAAATAATTCCACATATTATGTGGGGTAAATTCCACATTTATTAGTTTTCCCTCCAGTTTTAGACTCAACGTACCCGTAGCTCTGCCCCCAACATTCTTAGGATTCAAGATGTTCCAGCATGGTTATGACATGGGCACGGGAATTGATTATGTTTTTCCAGATATAGGGGTAGCCGTCTTCAAATGGTGGCGGCGTGGTAAGAAATTTTCCCGGTTTGAAAGGGCTTGGACATGACGGATGAACTGACAAACCTTACCAAGGCCGAGCTTATGGCGTTGGCGGCGAAGAAGAAACTACAGGTTTCGTCATCCATGAAGAAGGAAGAAATCATAAAAATGTTAAAACCGGCCAAGGCCGTTAAATCGGCTGTGTCCGCCAAGGCTTCAAAGCAGAAAGGCTTCTTGAGCGCCGCTGGGAAGGCCAAGAAGCAAGCCGCCAAACCGGCGGCCAAGTCCGTAAAAGCCAAGGCTGTAAAACCGGCCGTCGCCCCGGTCAGGAAAGAAGCTCCAAAAGCCGGAATCAAGGCGGCTTCCGGCAAGACAAAGGCCAAGGCTCCGGAAAAGGCGATGGCTAAAGCGGGGCAGGCCAAAGCGAAGCCTGTTGTAAGGGCCGCAAAACCGGTAAAAGCCAAACCCGCGCTGGTGGCGGTGAAGTCACTAGTCAGGAAAACACCGGTTAAAAAAGCGCCATTTGCTCCGGCTGTCCAGGCTTCCATGCCGCCGGTGGAAAAGCGGATGGAGTATAAAACGGCGGTTAACGACTCCAACACAGGGCCCACGAGATCCACTGTTTCAGCGGCGGTGATGTCCGGGGTTTCCGCGGGGCCCAAGCTCTCCCAGCCCAAACCTGCAATACAGCAGGGGGCGGGAAGGGTTCAGGAGCCCGTGGCAAAGGTGGAAACGCCAAAGCCCGCGAAAGCTCCAGCGGTTAAAGCGCCTGCGGCGAAACCGGCGGCGGCAAAACCCGCTCTGGCGAAGGCGCAGTCCAGGGAGTCCGGCAGGCAAGCGCCTCTTTCCAGGAATGTGGCCGCCCAGACCAATGGCCGGGGGTGGGACATAAAAATAGACGAAAAAAAATTTTTCATAGCCGACGAGGCCTACGACTACCCCAAGGCAGAAACGTCCAATTTGCCGTCCGAGTATGGCGATACCAGGATAATAGCCCTGGCGCGGGACCCTTATAAGCTATACCTGTACTGGGAACTGCAGGGTGGCGCGGTGGAGCGGGCCCGGGCGGCCTTGGGCAAGGATTGGGCGCAGGTGCGCTGGTCGTTGAGGATTTTCGATGTCAGCGGGCTTGCCGAGGGTTTTCACCGGTATTTTGACGTGGATGTGAACCCCAATTCGGGGAGCATGTATCTGGAAGTGGACCGGGCGGACTGCGAATATGTGGTCACCATGGGCCTGAAAGATGAAACCGGGCGGTTCGAGCAGGTGGCAAGCTCCAACAGGTCCCGCACACCCCGGGCCGAGGCATCCTCCTCCACCGACGCCGAATGGACTGTGCCGGACGACCTGTTCGCCCGGATCTACGGCCTTTCCGGCGGCTACATGGCGGGGTCTGGAAGCCTGGAGTCATCAATGTTCTCTCTGCCCGGCGTCTCGTCGCTGGCGGTTTCCAGCTGGCAATCGGTATCCAGTTTCGAGGTGTCCAGTTTTGGCGCTTCGGAGCAAATGGCCGCCCGCGCAAAGAAACGGGGCTTCTTTTTCTGGCTGGATTGCGAGCTGATAGTTTACGGCGGCACCGAGCCGGACGCGAAAGTTACCATGATGGGCAAGAAAATCAACCTCCGGCCCGATGGCACTTTTACAGCCAGGTTCTTCCTGCCTGATGGCATATTCGACATACCTGTAACCGCCGAATCATCCGATGGGGTGGAGAAACGGGAGATTTCCCCCACAGTTACCCGCGCCACCCGCCGCAAGGAGGAGTTTTTGATACCGGAAGAGGAGTGGCTTAAAAAGTAGGTGGTGGATTACATGAGACGCAATGCAGGAAGGCGCGGGGTGGTATGATGAAAGGCTATCTGGCCCTGGTTCTGCATGCCCATCTACCCTTTGTGCGTCATCCGGAGCATGAGGAGTTCCTGGAGGAGGACTGGCTTTTTGAAGCCATAACCGAAACCTACATATCCCTCCTGACCATTTTCGAGGGGCTGAAAAAAGACGGGGTGAGGTTCCGGGTGACCATGACCCTGTCGCCTACGCTGATATCCATGCTCCGCGACGAGCTTTTGCAGGAGCGCTACCTTAAAAGGCTCGGCAAGCTTACAGACCTGGCGGAACTGGAGATAGGACGCACCCGATTCTCCCCAAAGCTCAACGAACTGGCCGCCATGTACCGCTGGAGGTTCGAGGAGGCCCGGGAACTTTTCGAGAAAAAATACAACTGCGACCTGGTGGGGGCTTTCAAGACATTCCAGGACGAGGGGTACATAGAAATAATCACCTGCGCCGCCACCCATGGCTACCTGCCCCTGCTGGCGGTGAATGAGGCGGCTGTGAAGGCCCAGATAAAGGTGGCCTGCCAGCAATATGAAACCGTTTTCGGCAGGAAAGCCCGGGGCATCTGGCTTCCGGAATGCGGTTACCAGCCGGGGTTCGAGACGTACCTTAAGGATGAGGGCATCCTTTTCTTTTTCACTGACGCCCACGGGGTGCTTCACGCCGAGCCCCGCCCACGCTATGGTGTGTTCGCCCCCATTTACACAAAAGACGGCGTGGCGGTGTTCGGGCGGGACGTGGAATCCTCCCGGCAGGTGTGGAGCGCGCGGGACGGGTATCCCGGCGACCCGGTTTACCGGGACTTTTACCGGGACATCGGGTTCGACATGGACATCGAATATTTGAAAGATTACCTAGCGCCGGACAACCTGCGGAAAATGACCGGCATAAAATACAACCGGATCACCAGCAGGGAATCCGGCGACAAGGAGCTTTACGTTTACAAAGACGCCTTGAACCGCGCTTCGGAGCACGCCGACGATTTCGTGAGGCGCCGCATGGAGCAGATAGAGAGGCTGGAGGGGTTGATGGACAGGCCACCGCTCATCGTGGCCCCTTACGACGCGGAGCTTTTCGGCCATTGGTGGTTCGAGGGGCCGGAATTCCTGAATTTCGTACTCCGCAAATGCGCCATGGAAAGCGACAGGCTGGAGACCATAACGCCCTACGATTACATAAGGATATTCCCGGCCAACCAGATGGCGGCCCCATCCGCCTCGTCCTGGGGGCACAAGGGTTATTCCGAAGTCTGGCTGGATGAGAGCAACGACTGGATATACCGCCATCTCCACAAAGCCGCCGACCGCATGGTGGAACTGGCCCGGGTGAAAAGGGAAGGGAACAACGGGCTCATCGAGCGGGCTTTGAACCAGGCCGCGCGGGAGCTTTTACTGGCGCAATCATCGGACTGGGCGTTCATCATGAAAACCGGCACCATGTCCCAATACGCCGAGAAACGCACCAAAGAGCACCTGGCCCGGTTCAACCGGCTGTATGACGACGTTGTCCACGACTCGGTGGATGAAGGTTATCTCAAGGAACTGGAGGGTTCCGACAACATCTTTCCGGACATCAACTGGCGCGTTTATACGGCGTAGAATCCTATTTACCCCACACGCCCTCAAGATGATCAAAGACAGAGCCGATAGCGATGAATCCCCCCAAGGGAATTGAGGAAGGCGTGACAAGCTCAACCACTCGGCTGAACATTCCGCCAGATGGAATAAAGACGCTATGGCTGGTGATAGCCCTGGCGCATGGGATGGCGTTTTCAATCCATTGTCTGGCTTCTTGGGCGGTGTCCCACCTGGCTCCGGCATAACCCCCTGTCCCGCTTTTCGACAGATACAGAAGGCTGTTTGTGTTCAACAGCCCAAGCGCCAAGCCTTTCCGGGCGACTCTGGCCATCTCCTTCACCGCTCCGGCTGGATTGGCGACAAAACAAAGGCTTGTCACCGCTACGCAATAGTCAAAAGATTTATCGCTGAATGGAAGGGCCTCGGCGGAGCCTTGGGCGAATGCGCCGCCCACTGACGATTGGGCGAACGCGATGTGGGGCCAACTCTTGTCCAGCCCGGTCACGCGCAGGCCGGCGCTTTGGAATCTTCGCGTGAAATGGCCCGTACCACATCCTGCGTCAAGCATGGAATCGCCCGGCCTGGGGGACAATAATCGCCAGAGCGAGTGGAATTCGATGTCACTAATCCACCGTCCCCTGGGTGTGGCATACCATGCGTCGTAATCAGCAGGAGTGGCGTTCATGTGTAACGTCGTGAAATGGTTGGCGGAGAGTGGATTAAACCCACAACCTCCATCTTGCAATGATGGGATCCGTCTTCCGGATGAACTAACCGCCTGTTGTGAGAAATTTTAACATAACATGGATAATTATCATTCCCATCATGGTCATACATTCAGGCAGACCCCGGCCGTTCTTAAAAAACCGGATGTGTGCTAAAATCTGCTTATTGAATCCCATCAACCAAGCTGGAGGCCGGCCGTCATGGCGGACGAGGAAAAAAACAACGAAAAAGACATGGAGGTCCTCACCCGTGCCATCGTGGAAGCCATCACAAAGTCCCGTGACGTGCGGGACGCCATAAAGCGCCTGTCGGAAGGGGAGGAGGTCTGCTCCAAATCCTTCATGGTCCTCATGCTCAAGGTTAGGTCGCTGGCGGAGTCTATGGGGTTTGACGTGGCCGATGAATGCCGCCATGAGCCGTTGAAACCCAGAGCCACCGGAAAGCCAGCCGCGCCTCCACAGGAAGATGTGGTGAAACTCTCCGGAAGAGTGGAAGACGGCAAGGCGTTATCGGACAGCGAATCGTTGTTCCGGGACTATCTGGCGGAAAAGTTCGATCAGGACGCCTGGCTGAAGAAGCTGGGCCTTAAACTCTGAGAGTATAAACAAATAAAGCGGAGGCCGCGCCGTGAGACCGTGGTTGGCCGCCCTGGCTTTTTATGCGGCCATTTCGCTACCGGCTCCCGCGTGCACACAAACAATGAACAGTTCCAGCCTGGCCGGATCCAAACGGGTAATGCTGGAAACCCACCTCCGGGGCCGTGGCATCACCAATCCCGATGTCCTGTCCGCCATGGAGGATGTTCCGCGGGAACGGTTTGTGGACAAAGCCTTCTACTACAACGCGTACGACGATAATCCCCTGCCCATTGGCCTTGGGCAAACCATAAGCCAGCCGTATATAGTTGCGCTGATGACCCAGGTTTTGCGCCCCAAACCCACAGACAAGGTTTTGGAGGTGGGCACCGGCTCCGGATACCAGGCGGCGGTAATCTCCCGCATTGTGGAGCGGGTGTACACCATCGAGATAGTAAAACTCCTGGCCGACGAGGCCGCAAAGCGGTTTCGCGAGTTAGGGTACGACAATATAGAATCCCGGGCTGGCGACGGATATGGCGGCTGGGTAGAGCATGCCCCTTTCGACAAGATAATAGTGACCGCCGCCGCTCCCATCGTGCCCAAACCGCTGGAGGAACAGTTAGCCGAGGGGGGCCTGCTGGTGATGCCCGTGGGCGGCTCGTATGTTCAAGACCTCCTGCTGGGCGAGAAAAGGGGGGGTGTGGTAAGCTACAAAAACATCGCCGCCGTCCGGTTTGTGCCGCTGACCGGCAAGGCTGAAGAACGTTGAGTTTGACTGGTTCCTGTAACGTTTTTGGAGTTGGGCCGGTTTGAAGAAATATATTTGCGTCCACGGGCATTTTTACCAGCCGCCCAGGGAAAACCCATGGCTTGAGATCATCGAAGTCCAGGATTCGGCCAACCCATACCACGACTGGAACGAGCGGATAAACCGGGAATGTTACGCGCCCAACACCGTGTCGCGGGTGATGGGGGCCGATGGGCGCGTGGCGGCGCTGGAAAACAATTTCGAGATGATGAGTTTCAACATAGGCCCCACCCTGTTTTCCTGGCTGGAGAAGAACGACCCGGACACCTATCTGCGCGTTATCGACGCGGACAAGTACAGCCGCTGGGAGAACGACGGCCACGGCTCGGCCATCGCCCAGGCTTATAACCACATCATAATGCCCCTGGCTTCCGACCGGGACAAGGAAACGCAGATAAAATGGGGCCTGGCCGATTTCATCTACCGGTTCGGCAGAAAACCGGAGGGCATGTGGCTTCCCGAGACGGCGGTGGACAAAAAAACCCTCCAGATGCTGGCCGATCACGGAATCTCGTTCACCATACTGGCCCAGTCTCAAGCCAAGGCGGTGAAAGAGAAGGGGACTACGGAGTGGCAATCCCTAAGTAGCGGCATAGACCCAAGCCGTTCCTATCTTTGCGAGCTGGACGGGGGGCGCTCCATCAACCTGTTCTTCTACGACGGTCCCATAAGCCAGGCGGTGGCTTTCGAAGGGCTGTTAGCCAGCGGCGACAGGTTCATCGAGAGGCTCAAAACAGGTTTTTCCGACGCGCGCCAGTGGCCCCAGCTTCTCCATATCGCCACCGATGGCGAGACATACGGGCACCATCACAGGTTTGGCGAGATGGCGCTGACCTACGCGCTCAACAAGTTCAAGGAATCGGAGGATGTGATCCTGACCAACTATGGCCAGTTCCTCTCCATCCACCCGCCCACGTTGCTGGTGGACATACACGATAATTCCTCCTGGTCGTGCGCCCACGGCGTGGAGCGGTGGAGGAGCGATTGCGGATGCAAGATCGGTAGCGGTCCGGGCTGGAACCAGAAATGGCGAGGCCCGTTGCGGCGGTCGCTGGAAATACTGAAGGTGGAGCTGGACAGCGTTTTCGAGAACGAGGGGGAGAAGGTTTTCAAAGACCCGTGGGAGGCGCGCAACGCTTACATAGAGGTGATCCTGGACAGGACGAGGCTTGCCCCGTTCCTGGAGGAGCATGCGCGCCGCCCGTTGCAGGGGGAGGACAGGATAAAGGCCGCCAAGCTCATGGAGTTCCAGCGGAACGCGATGCTCATGTTCACCTCTTGCGGGTGGTTTTTTGACGATGTCTCCGGCATCGAGACCCAGCAGATTTTAAAATACGCCGCCCGGGCCATACAGCTATGCGAGGATGTTTCAACAGCCCGTCCGGAAAAGGAATTTTTAAAAGCCCTCAAAGAGGCCAAAAGCAACATCCCGCAAAACGGCGACGCCGAGAAGATCTATTGCAAACACGCCTTGCCCGAAAAGGCTTCCCTGGCGCGGGTGATGGCCAACTCCGCCATCGTGGCCGCGCTGAACCAGGGCGGGGCGGACGGCCTGGGCGAGTCTTACGCGGTGGTGGAGAACGACAGGGTGAGTGAAGATTATGGCGATAACACTTTGTCGCTATGCCGGGCGGAGGTCTCCTCTTCTGTGACGCTGGAGAGCGCCTCCTTCCTGGTGGCCACGTTGCGCCTTGGCGGGTCCGACGTTACCTGCTTTGTAAAGCCGGACGGCGACGAGCTTTCCTTCGGCCCGGCCGTAAACGAAATATATTCCGCATGGCGCAGAAAACCCCTCACTGAGGTGATACGAAAGCTAGACTCAAACTTCGAGGGCGGGGAGACCTTCATGCTCAAAGACCTTTTTATCGAGCAGAGGAGAAAGACCGTGGCCGGCCTTATGTCCCATCACGTCAGCCGGTTCACGGACACGTATAAACAACTGTTCTTCGAGAACCGCAGGATGATGGACTATTTCACCGACGCGGGCGTTCCCATCCCCTCCGAACTGCGGATGGCCGCCCAGTACATCCTGGAAAAAGAGCTTCTTTCGGTGACTCGGGACCTTGAGAACGCCGACAATCTCGACAAGCTGGCGGACCTTATGTGGGACATCCAGCGGTGGGGGCTGGATGTGAATCTGAACGAGGCGCGCAAGGCGGCCGAGGCCGATTTGTGGAAGAAGATGAATGGCGTGGTGAAGGCGCATGACCTTTCCCCGGTCCCCTCGATGATTAAGACGTTGCTGAGCCTCAACGCCGCGGGCCTTCAAATAGACCTGTGGAGGATGCAAAACCTTTTCGCCGAGGTGTATTTTGAGTCGGGCCGGGCCAAGGACGACCCGTTCTATGGAAGCAGACAGCTGAAGAAGCTTGGGATATTGCTCAGCTTCTCCTACGCCGAACCCAAGACGCGGGAGGCGTAAACGCGGCGCCCGGCGCCATTAGAAAAGCCAGCCGAACAGGAACGCGTACTGGATGTGGTCGGCGTCCCCCTTGGAGTCGAACAGGTTCACCTCGGTGCCTTCAAGTATTCGCACGCTCCCGCCCACCTGGAAATTCTCGAAGAATATGTAATTGAGCCCCACGGCCCCGAAATAGCCCGCCCGGTTGGAATCGGTATCCGACCCGGTGGGGGTGGATGTGGATCCCCCCTCAATTTTGGCCGTGGTCCATGAAACCCCCGCGGCGAGGTACGGCTCGATATTATCCAGCCTGAAATTGGTTTTGGCCCCCACGCCCAGCTCAACAGTGGTTCCGGTTACGGCGTAAGTCCCCCCGCCGGAAGAGGCTATCGCGTCGGCGCTTTTGCGTGAAGAATGGGCGGTCACCAAGAAATGCGCGGGCCAATATTCTTTGCCGAACGCCGCTTCCATCCCAACAACGGTTTGGGACTCCACGGGCTCCCAATATTTTTGGGTGATATTTCTTTGCCCCGCGATGATGTTGAAACTTCCCGTCCAGCCGCCGTCGTTATCCGCCGCCAGGGATGGGGTGGCAAGGAACATGGCCACAGCCGTTAGAAGCGCCGCAAGTCTCATGGAGTTCCCCGAAAAAGGTTTAAAAAGGGTTAGCCAAATATACCAGATTGCCGTTCATGCGGGGGCTAATTTTAGAAATCCTTTTCCCCATCTTTACGGTCTGGCTATCAAAAGCCTTCTGGCGCGGGGGATAAGCTCCGAAGGATCCATCTGTTTGGTTATGAAATCGTCGGCCCCCATTTTGAAAGCCTTCTCCCGGGTCTCCAGACGCGAGTCGCTGGTGATGACCATCACAGGTATTTCTTTCATGGCCGTCTTTATATGCGCCACCAGCGAAAAACCGTCCTTGCCTGGCATCGAAATGTCCGTGATAACCAGATGGGGCTTCCTTTGGCGTAACATCTCAATCGCAGTGTCCACATCCCCGGCTTCCATGATGTCCACATCCATCGCCCGCAGTTGCTCCTTGATCATAAAGCGGATAACCGGCTCGTCATCCACGGCCAGCACCAGCGGCCGCGTTGGCGGCAGGCTGGCGAAGAATGTGGAGCCTTTCCCCAACTCCGACTCCACGCCGAGGGAACCGCCGTGGGCCCTCATAATATCGCTGGAAAGCGGCAGGCCCAGGCCCGAGCCCAGCTCTCCAGCGGTGCCCGGCTGGGAGGTTTTCTCCTCGTGGATGAATATCCTCTGGATGTTCTCGGGGCTTATCCCGGTTCCGGTGTCTTGCACGGCCAGGGTGGACACGCTTTCTTCCGGCGCGAAGATGGTTATCCTGTCCCCCTTGCGGGAGAACTTTATGGCGTTGGACACCATGTTGTGGATCACCTCCGAGAACAGGTCCGGGTCGGCGTATATCCTGTAATCGGGCTGAACCTGGTTTACTACCGCTATGCCCTTGTTCTGCGCCAGATACGACAGACCGCCAGCCACCCTTGCGACGATGGCGAACCCGTCCAGGAATCTTGGTTTCGGGGTGATTGTGCCTGTTTTCAAACGGCTGATGCTTAAAAGCTCCCCGATCATCCTGGTGAGGTTGCCGCCGCTTTCGATTATCTTGCCTATGATCTCCCGGTGCTCCGGATGGAGAGGCCGCTCCCTGTCCTCGTCTATAAGCTTTAACAGGCCCAGGATGGAGGCGAACGGCGACCGCAAATCATGCGCCACCAGTGAAATGAACTTGTCCTTAAGCTTAGTGGCGTCCTCGGCGTTTTCCTTGGCGGCAAGAAGCTCCTGCTCGGCCTGTTTGCGCCCGGAGATGTTGGTGGCGAAAGCCGCCTCGCCAATAACTTTTCCCTCCGCGTCCCCGAGCGTGGCCGCGTTGATGATAACGGGTATGCCCATGCCGTTTTTGGCCCGCAGGGTTACATCGAAAACCCTGTGCGTGGTGGTGTGGATAATGTCCGCATGGCTCCGGATGATTGCGGCGTTCCGCTCGTCGGCGAATTCATAGGGCTTTTTGCCGATCATTTCATCAATCGTGTAGCCCAGCATTTCCAGGAGGGACAGGTTCACCTCCACCATTTCAAATTGCGGGTTCACCATCCAGAACCCTTCGGATGTGGTGTTGATGATGTTGCGGTATTTCCTCTCGCTCTCCCTCAGCGCGTCCTCGGCCACCTTGTGTTCGGTAAGGTCCTGAAGGATCCAGATAACCCCTTTTTCCACGTTGGCCGGATCCAGCGCCCTGCCGATTAGATGGCACCAGAACAGTTCGCCGCTCTTGCGCCGCATCCTGCCCTCGGCGGAATAGGTTTCCCCCGCCTTCATCACGTCATAGGCTTCCATTCCAAGCCTTTCATGGGTTTCCTGGTCCGTGTAAATATTGCGGGTGGACTGGCCTATAATTTCATCTCTAGAGTATCCGAACATCTCCTCGAACTTGTTGTTCACCCTCGCCCAATGCCTTTTTATGGTCCACGCTATCCCGGCGCCCGCGT
This DNA window, taken from Nitrospinota bacterium, encodes the following:
- a CDS encoding dephospho-CoA kinase, with amino-acid sequence MPLIGLTGGYASGKSSVTAMFRELGADVIDCDILARQVVEPGAEGLAQVKEKFGPGVISEDGTLNRAALGAIVFNDRGKLNALEAVLHPHIRQRLFAQSQKLLAADPRRIVIVDAALLFETELSRHMDKCIAVTCLKAQQVERGAKRDKISPQDAEKRVALQMPISQKTALADYVVDNSGSAAATRAQVEQIWNSLKEVGK
- a CDS encoding DUF1957 domain-containing protein, producing the protein MMKGYLALVLHAHLPFVRHPEHEEFLEEDWLFEAITETYISLLTIFEGLKKDGVRFRVTMTLSPTLISMLRDELLQERYLKRLGKLTDLAELEIGRTRFSPKLNELAAMYRWRFEEARELFEKKYNCDLVGAFKTFQDEGYIEIITCAATHGYLPLLAVNEAAVKAQIKVACQQYETVFGRKARGIWLPECGYQPGFETYLKDEGILFFFTDAHGVLHAEPRPRYGVFAPIYTKDGVAVFGRDVESSRQVWSARDGYPGDPVYRDFYRDIGFDMDIEYLKDYLAPDNLRKMTGIKYNRITSRESGDKELYVYKDALNRASEHADDFVRRRMEQIERLEGLMDRPPLIVAPYDAELFGHWWFEGPEFLNFVLRKCAMESDRLETITPYDYIRIFPANQMAAPSASSWGHKGYSEVWLDESNDWIYRHLHKAADRMVELARVKREGNNGLIERALNQAARELLLAQSSDWAFIMKTGTMSQYAEKRTKEHLARFNRLYDDVVHDSVDEGYLKELEGSDNIFPDINWRVYTA
- a CDS encoding outer membrane beta-barrel protein; protein product: MRLAALLTAVAMFLATPSLAADNDGGWTGSFNIIAGQRNITQKYWEPVESQTVVGMEAAFGKEYWPAHFLVTAHSSRKSADAIASSGGGTYAVTGTTVELGVGAKTNFRLDNIEPYLAAGVSWTTAKIEGGSTSTPTGSDTDSNRAGYFGAVGLNYIFFENFQVGGSVRILEGTEVNLFDSKGDADHIQYAFLFGWLF
- a CDS encoding DUF4912 domain-containing protein, with product MTDELTNLTKAELMALAAKKKLQVSSSMKKEEIIKMLKPAKAVKSAVSAKASKQKGFLSAAGKAKKQAAKPAAKSVKAKAVKPAVAPVRKEAPKAGIKAASGKTKAKAPEKAMAKAGQAKAKPVVRAAKPVKAKPALVAVKSLVRKTPVKKAPFAPAVQASMPPVEKRMEYKTAVNDSNTGPTRSTVSAAVMSGVSAGPKLSQPKPAIQQGAGRVQEPVAKVETPKPAKAPAVKAPAAKPAAAKPALAKAQSRESGRQAPLSRNVAAQTNGRGWDIKIDEKKFFIADEAYDYPKAETSNLPSEYGDTRIIALARDPYKLYLYWELQGGAVERARAALGKDWAQVRWSLRIFDVSGLAEGFHRYFDVDVNPNSGSMYLEVDRADCEYVVTMGLKDETGRFEQVASSNRSRTPRAEASSSTDAEWTVPDDLFARIYGLSGGYMAGSGSLESSMFSLPGVSSLAVSSWQSVSSFEVSSFGASEQMAARAKKRGFFFWLDCELIVYGGTEPDAKVTMMGKKINLRPDGTFTARFFLPDGIFDIPVTAESSDGVEKREISPTVTRATRRKEEFLIPEEEWLKK
- a CDS encoding methyltransferase domain-containing protein, whose protein sequence is MNATPADYDAWYATPRGRWISDIEFHSLWRLLSPRPGDSMLDAGCGTGHFTRRFQSAGLRVTGLDKSWPHIAFAQSSVGGAFAQGSAEALPFSDKSFDYCVAVTSLCFVANPAGAVKEMARVARKGLALGLLNTNSLLYLSKSGTGGYAGARWDTAQEARQWIENAIPCARAITSHSVFIPSGGMFSRVVELVTPSSIPLGGFIAIGSVFDHLEGVWGK
- a CDS encoding DUF3536 domain-containing protein; the encoded protein is MKKYICVHGHFYQPPRENPWLEIIEVQDSANPYHDWNERINRECYAPNTVSRVMGADGRVAALENNFEMMSFNIGPTLFSWLEKNDPDTYLRVIDADKYSRWENDGHGSAIAQAYNHIIMPLASDRDKETQIKWGLADFIYRFGRKPEGMWLPETAVDKKTLQMLADHGISFTILAQSQAKAVKEKGTTEWQSLSSGIDPSRSYLCELDGGRSINLFFYDGPISQAVAFEGLLASGDRFIERLKTGFSDARQWPQLLHIATDGETYGHHHRFGEMALTYALNKFKESEDVILTNYGQFLSIHPPTLLVDIHDNSSWSCAHGVERWRSDCGCKIGSGPGWNQKWRGPLRRSLEILKVELDSVFENEGEKVFKDPWEARNAYIEVILDRTRLAPFLEEHARRPLQGEDRIKAAKLMEFQRNAMLMFTSCGWFFDDVSGIETQQILKYAARAIQLCEDVSTARPEKEFLKALKEAKSNIPQNGDAEKIYCKHALPEKASLARVMANSAIVAALNQGGADGLGESYAVVENDRVSEDYGDNTLSLCRAEVSSSVTLESASFLVATLRLGGSDVTCFVKPDGDELSFGPAVNEIYSAWRRKPLTEVIRKLDSNFEGGETFMLKDLFIEQRRKTVAGLMSHHVSRFTDTYKQLFFENRRMMDYFTDAGVPIPSELRMAAQYILEKELLSVTRDLENADNLDKLADLMWDIQRWGLDVNLNEARKAAEADLWKKMNGVVKAHDLSPVPSMIKTLLSLNAAGLQIDLWRMQNLFAEVYFESGRAKDDPFYGSRQLKKLGILLSFSYAEPKTREA
- a CDS encoding protein-L-isoaspartate(D-aspartate) O-methyltransferase; this translates as MLETHLRGRGITNPDVLSAMEDVPRERFVDKAFYYNAYDDNPLPIGLGQTISQPYIVALMTQVLRPKPTDKVLEVGTGSGYQAAVISRIVERVYTIEIVKLLADEAAKRFRELGYDNIESRAGDGYGGWVEHAPFDKIIVTAAAPIVPKPLEEQLAEGGLLVMPVGGSYVQDLLLGEKRGGVVSYKNIAAVRFVPLTGKAEER